The following are encoded together in the Humulus lupulus chromosome 5, drHumLupu1.1, whole genome shotgun sequence genome:
- the LOC133778546 gene encoding ABC transporter C family member 10-like, translating to MGITTEFCSIFECSNGSNSHCSYGFLAIIDPNSCFNHVVVISIDLLLLFIFLCTFIHRVASNKTVSFMASQKLLPISVFSAVFNGLLGVAYFGVGIWTLIEKLNTDGFISPMHRWLVAIIQGITWFLLSLTISLRMLNLSHIATARFLSISTFLIGAFLCISSLSEAIADKLSSATMVLNILCAPGSILLILSSYKRCNYSKTNRVIDAGTCEPLLQSEEVDAASEASSINNVTPFAGSGFCSTMSFWWLNPLMKKGKEKLLQNEEIPQLRQEDRAQTLFSIFTEKLSIMKSKGSSDPPPILSTIFFCQKKALLVSGIFALIKVLSLTSSPLFLAAFIKIVEGRYSFKYEGYALTAGLFLVKILESLSERHWYFRTQLIGLQVRSLLSAAIYQKQLQLSNAAKMSHSPGEIVNYVTVDAYRIGEFPLWFHQIWSTSLQLFLSLILIYYCVGLAAASALTVLILTVLGSSPLVKLQHEYQTKFMVAQNIRLKKLSEALTNMKILKLYSWETHFKNVIERLRNEELKWISEILTQKGYYIVLFWSSPLLVGVVSFWTCYLLGFQLYASNVFTFLATLRIIQEPIRQIPNIFGAFVEAKVSFSRIVKFLEAPELESRHKRQKFSSNELDHSICIRSSEISWDSASSKATLTNIDLVVKSGEKLAICGEVGSGKSTLLAAILGEVPHVNGIVHVCGKLAYVSQSAWIQSGTIKENILFGSPMDHDRYQETLEKCSLVKDLEMLPFGDLTQIGERGVNLSGGQKQRIQLARALYQDADIYLLDDPFSAVDAHTATSLFNEYVMGALSGKTVLLVTHQVDFLPAFNSILLMSGGKILKAAPYEELLVSSEEFQHLVNAHSSTTKSFARPPVEDLFPRKSKPSKGEIEKIDSEEKINASTGDQLIKQEEREMGDTGFKPYIQYLKQGKGFLFFSLANFFFLIFVVGQLAQLYLFAATLSDRSISKAEIYAIYSMIMIIMSLSLLFRSYSMAALGCGASKSIFSMLLTSFFRAPMSFYDSTPVGRILSRVSSDMNIIDLEMPLKFITSCAGAMNTYAIFGLLAFLTWPVLFVIVPIIYITILLQKYYLASAKELMRISGTTKSLLASSLAESISGAMTIRAFEEEGRLFSKYLDIIDADASSNFHNFSASQWLIQRLETLCAIVLFSFALAITLLPFKASDSGFIGMALSYGLSLNMFLVISVQFQCMLENAIISVERVEQYMHIPSEAEEVIHENQPAQNWPTLGKVEICNLKVRYRKNAPMVLHGISCIIEGRDKIGIVGRTGSGKTTLISVLFRLVEPTEGKILVDGLDICSIGLHDLRSRFGIIPQDPTLFNGSVRFNLDPLSQYTDQELWEVLEKCQLREVIEEKEQGLDSVVLEEGTNWSMGQRQLFCLGRALLKRSRILVLDEATASMDNTTDAILQTTIRREFVDCTVITVAHRIPTVMDCTKVLAISDGMLVEFDEPTKLINKEGSLFGQLVKEYSSRATNTGSYLEG from the exons ATGGGCATCACAACTGAGTTCTGCAGCATTTTTGAGTGTTCAAATGGATCAAACTCTCATTGCAGTTATGGTTTTTTGGCCATAATTGATCCCAATTCATGTTTCAACCATGTTGTGGTCATATCAATTGATCTTCTGCTCCTTTTCATCTTCTTATGTACCTTTATTCATAGAGTGGCATCCAACAAGACTGTATCATTCATGGCATCTCAGAAGTTACTTCCAATTTCAGTATTCTCAGCAGTTTTCAATGGTCTTTTGGGTGTGGCATATTTTGGAGTTGGGATATGGACATTAATTGAGAAACTGAACACAGATGGATTCATTTCACCTATGCACAGATGGCTAGTGGCAATAATCCAAGGCATTACATGGTTTCTGCTAAGCTTAACAATAAGCTTAAGGATGCTGAATCTTTCACATATTGCAACAGCAAGATTTTTGTCAATTTCTACCTTTTTGATTGGAGCATTTCTGTGCATTTCATCTCTGTCTGAAGCAATAGCTGACAAACTATCATCTGCAACGatggttttaaatattttatgtgCTCCTGGATCAATTCTTTTGATCCTGAGCTCATATAAAAGATGCAATTACTCAAAAACGAATAGAGTAATTGATGCTGGTACTTGTGAACCACTGTTGCAAAGTGAGGAAGTTGATGCTGCAAGTGAAGCCAGTTCAATCAATAATGTAACTCCATTTGCTGGAAGTGGGTTTTGTAGTACAATGTCCTTTTGGTGGTTGAATCCGTTAATGAAGAAGGGTAAGGAAAAACTTCTTCAAAATGAAGAAATTCCACAACTGCGGCAAGAAGATCGAGCACAGACATTGTTTTCAATATTCACAGAGAAATTGAGCATAATGAAATCAAAGGGATCATCTGATCCTCCTCCAATTTTATCAACAATCTTCTTCTGTCAGAAGAAAGCTCTTCTGGTTTCTGGGATTTTCGCTTTGATTAAGGTACTCTCCCTGACTAGTAGCCCACTGTTTCTTGCAGCATTCATTAAGATCGTTGAAGGTAGGTATTCATTCAAATATGAAGGTTATGCATTGACTGCTGGACTGTTCCTCGTAAAGATTTTAGAGTCACTATCAGAGAGGCATTGGTACTTTCGAACACAACTCATTGGACTGCAGGTAAGATCTTTGCTATCTGCAGCTATATATCAAAAACAGCTACAACTCTCAAATGCTGCTAAGATGAGTCATTCTCCAGGTGAGATAGTGAACTATGTCACCGTTGATGCTTATAGGATAGGTGAATTTCCACTTTGGTTTCACCAGATATGGTCGACGAGCTTGCAATTATTTCTTTCATTGATTCTCATTTACTATTGCGTGGGGCTAGCAGCAGCTTCAGCTTTAACTGTACTTATATTGACTGTGCTTGGAAGTTCTCCACTGGTCAAGTTGCAGCATGAGTATCAAACAAAGTTCATGGTGGCTCAGAACATACGGCTGAAGAAATTATCAGAAGCACTTACAAACATGAAGATCTTGAAGTTGTATTCCTGGGAAACACATTTTAAGAATGTCATAGAGAGATTAAGAAATGAAGAACTCAAATGGATATCTGAAATATTGACGCAGAAGGGGTACTATATTGTTTTGTTCTGGTCATCTCCTTTACTTGTAGGAGTTGTTTCTTTTTGGACATGCTACCTCCTTGGATTTCAGCTCTATGCTAGCAATGTTTTTACATTTCTAGCAACTTTGCGTATAATTCAGGAGCCAATTAGGCAAATACCTAATATATTTGGAGCCTTTGTTGAAGCAAAGGTTTCATTTTCTCGAATTGTGAAGTTTCTTGAAGCACCTGAGTTGGAGAGCAGACACAAAAGGCAGAAGTTCAGCAGCAATGAGCTTGATCATTCCATATGTATTAGATCCTCTGAAATTTCTTGGGATAGTGCTTCTTCAAAGGCTACCTTAACCAATATTGACTTGGTAGTCAAATCAGGAGAAAAGTTAGCAATTTGTGGAGAGGTTGGCTCTGGTAAATCAACCCTGTTAGCTGCAATTTTGGGAGAAGTTCCCCATGTCAATGGCATT GTGCATGTTTGTGGGAAGTTAGCATATGTTTCTCAGTCTGCATGGATCCAGTCGGGGACTATAAAAGAGAACATTTTATTTGGCTCCCCCATGGATCATGATAGGTACCAAGAAACACTTGAAAAGTGTTCCTTAGTTAAGGACCTTGAAATGCTTCCATTTGGAGATCTTACTCAGATTGGAGAGAGAGGTGTCAATTTAAGTGGTGGACAGAAGCAACGCATTCAACTGGCACGAGCACTCTATCAGGATGCTGATATTTACCTCTTGGATGACCCCTTTAGTGCAGTTGATGCTCACACTGCTACCAGCCTATTCAAT GAATATGTCATGGGAGCTTTGTCTGGAAAGACTGTCTTGCTTGTGACACACCAAGTCGATTTCCTTCCAGCTTTCAATTCTATTTTG TTGATGTCTGGGGGGAAGATTTTAAAAGCAGCTCCATATGAAGAGTTGTTGGTGTCTTCTGAAGAATTTCAACACCTAGTCAATGCACACAGTAGTACTACTAAATCTTTTGCAAGGCCTCCTGTTGAGGATCTCTTTCCCAGAAAGAGCAAACCATCCAAGGGTGAGATAGAGAAGATTGATTCTGAGGAAAAGATAAATGCATCCACAGGTGATCAATTGATTAAGCAAGAAGAGAGGGAAATGGGAGACACTGGTTTTAAGCCCTACATTCAGTACTTAAAGCAAGGGAAAGGATTTTTGTTCTTTTCCTTGGCAAATTTCTTCTTCTTAATTTTCGTAGTTGGACAACTGGCTCAGCTTTATTTGTTTGCTGCAACACTTTCGGACCGCAGCATATCCAAAGCTGAAATATATGCAATTTACTCTATGATAATGATAATCATGTCACTCTCTTTACTGTTTAGATCTTATTCAATGGCTGCATTAGGTTGTGGTGCATCAAAATCTATATTTTCTATGTTGCTGACCTCTTTCTTTCGAGCTCCTATGTCCTTCTATGACTCTACACCAGTGGGAAGGATACTTAGCCGG GTATCTTCTGATATGAATATCATCGACCTTGAAATGCCCTTGAAGTTCATAACTTCCTGTGCAGGAGCTATGAATACATACGCCATATTCGGACTATTAGCTTTTCTTACCTGGCCAGTCTTGTTTGTGATTGTGCCAATTATTTACATTACCATACTGTTGCAG AAATATTACTTGGCTTCTGCAAAAGAATTGATGCGGATAAGTGGCACGACCAAGTCTTTACTAGCAAGCAGCCTTGCTGAGTCAATTTCTGGGGCCATGACTATCAGAGCTTTTGAGGAGGAGGGTAGATTGTTCTCAAAGTACTTGGACATTATTGATGCTGATGCTAGCtcaaatttccataacttttcggcAAGCCAATGGTTGATCCAACGTCTTGAAACATTATGTGCTATTGTTCTCTTTTCTTTTGCGTTGGCCATAACTTTGCTTCCTTTCAAAGCTTCTGACTCCG GATTCATTGGAATGGCATTGTCATATGGACTGTCATTGAACATGTTCTTAGTGATATCTGTCCAATTCCAATGTATGCTAGAAAATGCTATCATTTCTGTGGAGCGAGTAGAACAATACATGCATATTCCAAGTGAAGCTGAAGAAGTTATCCATGAGAACCAACCAGCACAAAATTGGCCTACTCTTGGCAAAGTTGAAATATGCAATTTGAAG GTAAGATATCGGAAAAATGCTCCAATGGTTCTTCATGGAATAAGTTGCATCATTGAAGGAAGAGATAAGATTGGGATTGTTGGCCGCACAGGAAGTGGAAAGACAACTCTTATTAGTGTGTTATTTCGTTTGGTAGAGCCAACTGAAGGAAAAATACTAGTTGATGGCCTTGACATTTGTTCAATTGGGCTTCATGATTTGAGGTCACGCTTTGGGATTATTCCACAGGATCCAACTCTCTTTAATGGGTCTGTCAGGTTCAATCTTGATCCTTTATCTCAGTATACTGATCAAGAACTATGGGAG GTTCTTGAGAAATGTCAGTTGAGAGAGGTCATTGAAGAGAAAGAACAAGGCCTGGATTCCGTAG TGTTGGAGGAAGGAACAAACTGGAGCATGGGACAGAGACAACTATTCTGTCTAGGACGAGCATTGTTGAAGAGAAGTCGAATACTAGTGCTCGATGAAGCCACAGCATCAATGGACAACACAACAGATGCCATTCTACAGACAACCATAAGAAGAGAATTTGTGGACTGCACTGTCATAACTGTGGCTCACAGAATCCCAACTGTCATGGACTGCACTAAGGTGCTTGCCATTAGTGATG GGATGTTGGTGGAGTTTGATGAGCCAACTAAGCTCATAAACAAGGAGGGGTCTCTTTTCGGTCAGTTGGTGAAGGAGTACTCGTCTCGAGCTACAAATACTGGCTCTTATTTAGAGGGTTGA